From the genome of Spirosomataceae bacterium TFI 002, one region includes:
- a CDS encoding glucans biosynthesis protein C, protein MKSNPQKTERIHSLDSLRAIMMLLGIVLHASIIYSTYDDATVWSLIDPVSKTILNEFIVVFIHVFRMPVFFVIAGFFGSMLFYERKPIAMLKNRVSRILLPFIVFLVILWPLVGFAYTHTSLTFSRSESILQSTLAVFSDPFVFIPKATLHLWFLYYLIIITFTSVGLGFLLKKLPKLTHRISLIFNWIIEKTIVRVLFFAGINVLLFFTLGIDEVATSGSLIPEFNTYIFYTFFYLVGWVLFKSKHLLNTFMQGDWLCTILGLVLCTIRFMNSSSFSFEGLVLINSLMIWLLIFGITGLFIRYGSNHSLRIRYISDASYWVYLVHYPIVVLIPSLIVDWPIPAFMKFVFVVVSTGIICFGTYHLFVRSTFIGKFLNGRKYSRKLSDIK, encoded by the coding sequence ATGAAATCAAACCCTCAAAAAACAGAACGTATTCATTCATTAGATTCACTAAGAGCAATAATGATGCTCTTAGGAATAGTGCTGCATGCTTCTATAATCTATAGTACTTATGATGATGCTACAGTTTGGTCTCTTATAGACCCAGTGAGCAAAACTATACTCAATGAATTTATAGTCGTCTTTATCCATGTATTCCGAATGCCGGTTTTCTTTGTAATAGCTGGCTTTTTTGGTTCTATGCTCTTTTATGAGAGGAAGCCCATTGCAATGTTAAAAAATAGAGTGTCAAGAATCTTATTGCCTTTTATCGTATTTCTAGTTATACTTTGGCCTCTGGTTGGGTTTGCATATACTCATACTAGTCTTACTTTTAGTAGAAGTGAAAGTATATTACAATCCACTTTAGCCGTTTTTTCCGATCCATTTGTTTTCATACCAAAGGCTACATTACACTTGTGGTTCTTATACTATTTAATCATCATCACGTTTACTTCAGTTGGCTTAGGTTTTTTGTTAAAAAAACTGCCAAAACTAACTCATCGAATCTCGCTAATATTTAATTGGATTATTGAAAAAACAATTGTCCGTGTTCTATTTTTTGCAGGAATAAACGTCCTCCTATTTTTCACATTAGGTATAGATGAAGTGGCCACCTCAGGTTCCCTCATTCCTGAGTTTAATACTTATATTTTTTATACTTTTTTCTATTTGGTGGGCTGGGTTTTATTTAAGTCAAAACACCTTTTAAATACATTCATGCAAGGAGATTGGCTTTGTACAATTTTAGGATTGGTTCTCTGTACCATTCGATTTATGAATTCTTCTTCCTTCAGTTTTGAAGGGCTTGTACTCATTAATTCCCTTATGATTTGGTTACTTATTTTCGGAATTACAGGCTTATTTATTCGCTACGGAAGCAATCATTCACTCAGAATACGATATATTTCTGATGCTTCTTATTGGGTTTATTTAGTACATTATCCCATTGTCGTCTTGATTCCAAGTTTAATTGTTGATTGGCCTATTCCAGCATTTATGAAGTTTGTTTTTGTGGTAGTCAGTACTGGAATTATCTGTTTTGGAACTTACCATTTATTCGTCAGAAGCACATTTATAGGCAAATTCTTAAATGGAAGGAAGTACTCAAGAAAACTTTCTGATATCAAATAA
- a CDS encoding Two component regulator propeller, protein MKISIVGSLMLTFLILSCTRQVKEKSLSDKVENTQQSTLASSTTFPQIHSSLNGMVRDFVRAMYQDKNGNYWFGTNGDGIIRYDGQKLEKIKIKQNQNYVAVREIVEDKVGNIWFGTSSGLVKYDGEHFTIFSTEVGLQDEEIWGLSIDKNGLIWVGTLGGVSHFDGEKFRPFLLPDTMVENPKHMLSDKLVRKFLEDKNGSMWLVTDGNGIFKYKNGEFDHLTTKNGLTTNNAWDIMEDQQGNVWIGTFYGGVSKYDGKTFTNFTKDETINGEEAFNFCEDNQGNVWFTVEGKGVYRYDGANFTQFTTENGLTTNGVQSIFEDAKGQLWFGTWQGISIYDGQSFNNAKDKEPWTN, encoded by the coding sequence ATGAAAATTTCAATTGTAGGTAGTTTGATGTTAACGTTTCTAATCTTGTCTTGTACCCGACAAGTGAAAGAAAAATCGCTTAGTGATAAAGTAGAAAATACCCAACAATCAACCCTTGCTTCTAGCACGACATTTCCACAAATTCACAGCAGTTTAAATGGAATGGTTCGAGATTTTGTAAGGGCAATGTATCAAGACAAAAATGGGAACTATTGGTTTGGAACAAATGGTGATGGCATTATACGTTACGATGGTCAAAAGCTCGAAAAAATCAAGATTAAACAAAATCAGAATTATGTTGCTGTAAGAGAAATTGTTGAAGATAAAGTTGGCAATATATGGTTTGGGACTTCTTCGGGTCTTGTCAAATACGATGGAGAACACTTTACCATATTCTCCACAGAAGTTGGTTTGCAAGACGAAGAAATTTGGGGTTTGTCTATTGATAAAAACGGACTTATTTGGGTTGGTACTTTAGGAGGTGTTAGCCATTTTGATGGAGAAAAGTTTCGTCCTTTTCTGTTGCCAGATACCATGGTTGAGAACCCAAAACACATGCTATCCGATAAATTGGTTAGAAAATTCTTGGAGGATAAAAATGGGTCAATGTGGCTTGTTACCGATGGAAATGGCATTTTTAAATACAAAAATGGTGAATTCGATCATTTAACAACTAAAAATGGTCTGACCACAAATAATGCCTGGGATATAATGGAAGACCAGCAAGGAAATGTTTGGATTGGGACCTTTTATGGCGGTGTGAGTAAATACGACGGTAAAACTTTCACCAACTTCACTAAAGATGAAACCATTAATGGAGAAGAGGCTTTTAATTTCTGTGAAGACAATCAAGGAAATGTATGGTTTACTGTAGAAGGTAAAGGCGTGTACCGTTACGATGGAGCAAATTTCACACAATTCACAACTGAAAATGGATTAACTACAAATGGAGTTCAAAGTATATTTGAGGATGCCAAAGGTCAACTGTGGTTTGGTACTTGGCAAGGAATAAGTATTTATGACGGACAATCGTTTAATAATGCCAAAGACAAAGAACCTTGGACAAATTAG
- a CDS encoding quaternary ammonium compound-resistance protein SugE — translation MNWILLIIAGLFEVAFAACLGKAKEATGNEMYLWYLGFIITCGISMGLLIKATQSLPIGTAYAVWTGIGAVGTVLVGIIVFKEPATFLRLLFITTLVGSIIGLKAVSH, via the coding sequence ATGAATTGGATACTATTAATAATTGCAGGCCTTTTTGAAGTTGCCTTTGCGGCATGCCTTGGGAAAGCTAAGGAAGCAACGGGAAACGAGATGTATTTGTGGTATTTGGGATTTATCATCACCTGCGGCATTAGTATGGGGCTTTTGATCAAAGCAACTCAATCATTGCCTATTGGAACGGCATACGCAGTATGGACGGGTATTGGAGCAGTAGGAACTGTTTTAGTTGGAATCATTGTGTTTAAAGAACCAGCAACATTTTTGCGATTACTTTTTATCACTACATTAGTTGGCTCCATTATTGGCTTAAAAGCAGTTTCACATTAA
- a CDS encoding adenine phosphoribosyltransferase, giving the protein MDFSYYKKYFSNGNIGRYDIAPIYADSALFKTMVVDIISPFKNIAVDKIVAIDASGFILGTAISQHLKKGLILVRKGGKIPLDYKRKLTTEFTDYTGNLKSLELAIEMIQKGENYLIIDDWIETGSQVKAAINMIEELGGNVVGISTIGADRNELTEELFDKYNLKSIGINV; this is encoded by the coding sequence ATGGATTTTAGCTACTATAAAAAGTACTTCTCAAATGGGAATATCGGGAGATATGACATTGCTCCTATCTATGCTGACTCTGCTTTATTTAAAACAATGGTAGTTGATATCATTTCACCTTTTAAAAACATAGCTGTAGATAAGATTGTCGCCATTGATGCTTCGGGTTTTATTCTTGGAACTGCTATTTCCCAACACTTAAAAAAGGGACTCATTCTTGTACGAAAAGGTGGTAAAATCCCATTGGATTACAAAAGGAAGTTAACGACGGAGTTCACGGATTATACTGGTAACCTTAAATCACTTGAATTAGCAATCGAAATGATTCAGAAGGGTGAGAACTATTTGATAATCGATGATTGGATTGAAACAGGCTCTCAAGTAAAAGCAGCCATAAATATGATTGAAGAACTTGGCGGTAATGTTGTTGGAATCTCTACCATTGGGGCAGACCGCAACGAGCTTACAGAGGAGCTTTTTGACAAATACAATTTGAAATCAATAGGTATAAATGTATAA
- a CDS encoding short-chain fatty acids transporter: MIEKLGEKLTHLFLKYMPNAFVFAIILTFVTAIGAFLWMDVTPLKIISSWYDGFFDLLAFAMQIVLIITTGFSIALSPVIKRGIDSFARHITSPNSVYVLVILIGSLLTLVSFGWVVITCVLARELALRVKGINYPFLIACVYVSSGCWVAGFSSSIPLLLNTENNFLISSGILTDVIPTSYTLGSTLNIVMIIAILIATPLIFLVLRPRNSSNKEISDLLIEKESWKKQTIKEEAESLKLPFKSYSDKMNNSVILQLFIVAMGFVYIVYHFMTKGFDLNFNIMIFTFIFIGLLLHRTPIRYAISMKKASSNISGIVFQYPFYAGIMGIMLYTGLGERLGQVLASQADINSYPFFAYFTGAIVNFAIPSAGGEFAVVGPSIINAVRELGSGLPTEEVNAMIARASLSVAYGESLSNMLQPFYLLLVLPIMGAGIKIQARDVMGYLLLPFVILFILQSLIVTFCPI; encoded by the coding sequence ATGATCGAAAAACTAGGAGAAAAACTCACGCATTTATTTTTAAAATACATGCCTAATGCTTTTGTTTTTGCAATCATTTTGACATTTGTAACTGCAATTGGAGCCTTTTTATGGATGGATGTCACGCCATTGAAAATAATAAGCTCATGGTACGATGGTTTTTTTGATCTATTGGCATTTGCGATGCAAATCGTTTTAATAATCACCACAGGTTTCAGCATCGCTTTGTCTCCAGTAATAAAAAGAGGAATAGATTCTTTTGCAAGACATATTACCTCACCAAATAGCGTGTATGTTCTAGTTATTTTGATAGGTTCATTATTGACCTTAGTTAGTTTTGGATGGGTAGTTATAACCTGTGTTTTAGCAAGAGAACTTGCATTAAGGGTGAAAGGTATAAACTATCCATTTTTGATTGCGTGCGTTTATGTTTCGAGTGGATGTTGGGTTGCAGGCTTTTCCAGTTCAATCCCTTTACTGTTGAATACTGAAAATAACTTTTTGATTAGCTCAGGCATTTTAACCGACGTAATTCCAACTTCCTATACCTTGGGTTCTACCCTCAATATTGTTATGATTATTGCCATTCTTATAGCTACTCCTTTAATTTTTCTTGTTTTAAGACCACGGAACTCGAGTAATAAGGAAATATCGGATTTGTTGATTGAGAAAGAGAGTTGGAAAAAACAAACTATCAAAGAAGAAGCCGAAAGCCTAAAATTGCCATTTAAATCGTATTCCGATAAAATGAATAACAGTGTCATCCTTCAGCTATTCATAGTTGCTATGGGTTTTGTATACATTGTTTATCACTTCATGACAAAAGGCTTTGACCTGAATTTCAACATCATGATTTTCACATTTATATTTATTGGTTTATTACTACACCGTACGCCCATCCGATATGCCATTTCCATGAAAAAAGCGAGTAGCAATATTTCTGGAATAGTATTTCAATATCCTTTTTATGCAGGTATCATGGGTATCATGTTATATACTGGATTAGGCGAAAGACTTGGACAAGTACTAGCATCACAAGCTGATATAAATTCATATCCATTTTTCGCGTATTTCACGGGAGCGATTGTCAATTTTGCTATTCCATCTGCCGGTGGTGAATTTGCAGTAGTAGGTCCGAGTATAATTAATGCAGTGAGAGAACTTGGTAGTGGACTACCCACTGAAGAAGTTAATGCGATGATCGCAAGAGCATCATTATCAGTCGCCTATGGAGAAAGCTTAAGTAATATGTTACAACCGTTTTACTTGTTATTAGTGTTACCAATTATGGGAGCTGGAATCAAAATACAAGCAAGAGATGTCATGGGTTATCTACTTTTGCCTTTTGTCATTCTTTTTATTCTACAATCTCTTATTGTCACTTTCTGTCCGATTTGA
- a CDS encoding Pimeloyl-ACP methyl ester carboxylesterase produces MKTSLKWLKRIFISIIGLILVLIVGLYVTFFFWKKSVVKNLPQDSKVITTAEGPVEYTLRGNSKRYMLMIAGSPSSVHVAGGESFIDKGFSVLAVSRPGYYKTPLSSGGTPKEEAALYKSLLNELKIDSIYVNGLSGGGPVSIQFALDYPERCAGLILRAAISDKIIEPEVEKSLINSFFQTEFGTWVGIQIAKTQLNEEDSELMDWFVERGLFPLASTEKGLENDNNVFQNLKDLELEKLTTPTILFHGDKDDNVPFSHSQNASKRIPNATLWEMAGKDHYVFFRAYNDTINTEIVRFVDNLESVKN; encoded by the coding sequence ATGAAAACATCTCTAAAGTGGCTTAAGCGAATTTTCATCTCAATCATTGGTTTAATTTTAGTTTTAATTGTTGGTCTTTACGTCACATTCTTCTTTTGGAAAAAAAGTGTCGTTAAAAATTTACCTCAAGATTCGAAAGTTATTACTACAGCTGAAGGGCCTGTAGAATACACTTTAAGGGGTAATTCCAAAAGATACATGCTTATGATTGCTGGCTCACCAAGCAGTGTCCATGTAGCGGGAGGCGAATCATTTATTGATAAGGGATTTTCTGTTTTGGCAGTTTCCAGGCCAGGCTATTATAAAACCCCCTTATCTTCTGGCGGAACGCCCAAAGAAGAAGCCGCACTATATAAAAGCTTATTAAATGAGCTAAAAATTGATTCTATCTATGTAAACGGATTATCTGGCGGTGGACCTGTAAGCATCCAGTTTGCTCTTGACTATCCTGAGAGATGTGCAGGATTGATACTTAGAGCTGCCATTTCAGATAAAATTATAGAACCAGAGGTAGAAAAGAGCCTAATAAACTCATTTTTCCAGACAGAATTTGGCACTTGGGTAGGTATTCAAATTGCCAAAACACAATTGAATGAAGAAGACAGTGAACTGATGGATTGGTTTGTAGAAAGAGGTTTATTTCCATTAGCGTCTACAGAGAAGGGTCTGGAAAACGACAACAATGTGTTTCAAAATTTAAAGGACTTGGAATTGGAAAAACTAACAACGCCAACCATCCTTTTTCATGGCGATAAAGATGACAATGTGCCTTTTTCTCACTCACAGAACGCCTCCAAAAGAATACCAAATGCCACACTTTGGGAAATGGCAGGAAAAGACCACTATGTATTCTTTAGAGCTTATAATGACACTATTAATACCGAGATTGTTCGGTTTGTGGATAATTTAGAATCAGTAAAAAACTAG